The Salvia splendens isolate huo1 chromosome 21, SspV2, whole genome shotgun sequence genome includes a window with the following:
- the LOC121785121 gene encoding cytochrome P450 71A6-like: MDSISHLLAVLISTSLFLFFLHKLRRSRSPKSWIRLPPSPPKLPLIGNLHQLGSLPHRSLQSLSRRYGPLMLLHFGKVPVLIASSAEAAREITKNQDLIFSNRPQLSIPSRVFYNNRDMAFAPYGEHWRQIRSLCVLHLLSNKRVQSYRGVREEETSLMVDKIRMLGAYSKPVNLSDVMTSLTNDVICRVALGKKYGVGSDFKEWLTEIVVLLGVVPLWEYIPWLRWTRRFDGVDKRVERVAKEMDKFLEVVIQEHRVRERREGDGGELDFVDILLDLQRENGSRSPIEDDTIKAIILDMFGAGTDTTFTALEWAIAELIRNPATMKTLQNEVREVAGGKDEIDEQDLEKMPYLKAVLKESLRLHTPIPLLVPHESTQDTKVLGYDIASGTRVMINAWAISRDPSLWKNPEEFRPDRFLETSTDFRGLHFEFTPFGAGRRGCPGVTFAIAVDELALAKLVHKFDLGLPNGVNMEELDVSESRGITIHIRCPLLVIATPHDC; the protein is encoded by the exons ATGGATTCCATCTCACATTTGTTGGCTGTGCTAATCTCcacatctctctttctcttcttcctccacaAATTGCGCCGCAGTCGTTCTCCAAAGTCCTGGATAAGGCTGCCTCCGTCTCCACCAAAGCTCCCGCTAATCGGAAACCTCCACCAGCTGGGCTCACTCCCCCACAGATCTCTCCAGTCACTCTCCCGCCGCTACGGCCCACTCATGCTGCTCCACTTCGGAAAGGTCCCCGTCCTCATAGCCTCCTCGGCCGAGGCTGCGCGTGAGATCACGAAAAACCAGGACCTGATCTTCTCTAACCGACCCCAACTCAGCATCCCCTCCCGGGTGTTTTACAACAACCGGGATATGGCGTTCGCACCGTATGGAGAACACTGGAGGCAGATCCGAAGCCTATGCGTGCTTCATCTTCTGAGCAACAAAAGGGTTCAGTCCTATCGCGGGGTAAGGGAGGAAGAGACGTCCCTCATGGTCGACAAGATCAGAATGTTGGGTGCTTATTCAAAGCCCGTGAACTTGAGCGACGTCATGACGTCTCTGACTAATGATGTGATTTGTAGGGTGGCGTTGGGGAAGAAGTATGGTGTTGGGAGTGATTTCAAGGAGTGGCTTACGGAGATAGTTGTGCTGTTGGGGGTTGTACCTTTGTGGGAGTACATTCCCTGGCTGAGATGGACGAGAAGGTTCGATGGTGTGGATAAGAGAGTAGAAAGAGTGGCTAAGGAGATGGATAAGTTTCTTGAGGTTGTGATTCAAGAACATAGGGTTAGGGAGAGGAGAGAGGGTGATGGTGGTGAGTTGGATTTTGTAGATATATTGCTGGATTTGCAGAGAGAGAATGGGAGTCGGTCACCTATTGAAGACGACACTATCAAAGCTATCATCTTG GATATGTTTGGTGCTGGAACTGATACAACATTTACAGCTCTTGAGTGGGCGATTGCGGAGCTGATACGAAATCCGGCAACCATGAAAACATTGCAAAACGAAGTGAGAGAAGTAGCCGGAGGCAAGGATGAAATCGACGAGCAAGACTTGGAGAAAATGCCTTATTTGAAAGCAGTGCTGAAGGAGAGTTTAAGGCTACATACACCGATCCCATTGCTAGTCCCTCATGAATCAACTCAAGATACAAAAGTATTAGGCTACGACATCGCATCTGGTACACGTGTGATGATCAATGCTTGGGCGATTTCTAGGGACCCGTCACTGTGGAAAAATCCGGAGGAATTTCGTCCAGATAGGTTTCTTGAGACGAGCACAGACTTTAGAGGTTTGCATTTTGAGTTCACTCCATTTGGGGCAGGCCGAAGGGGATGCCCCGGTGTTACGTTTGCGATAGCTGTGGACGAGCTAGCGTTAGCCAAGTTGGTGCACAAGTTCGATTTGGGATTGCCTAATGGAGTGAACATGGAGGAGTTAGATGTGAGTGAATCTCGTGGAATAACAATCCATATAAGGTGTCCTTTGCTTGTTATAGCTACTCCACATGATTGTTAG